From Octopus sinensis linkage group LG14, ASM634580v1, whole genome shotgun sequence:
AGAGAGACaaatggaacctggtgtagctctctggctGGTCAGTTCctgttgaacagtccaacccatgccagcatggaaaacagacgtgtGATGATGTACTAAGTCTCATTCaaagttgaaattttaaaaaaattatccttGGAGTGATGAAAGTAGAGCAATGCTAATGATTCCACAGGCTCTCTGAGACTAGCAGGAGGGCAAGGAGGAGGAAGGGCATTCTCAAACTGAACATTAGGCCTGAaagcaacagagtggactctgctaaagtcATCTAAAGTGCCAAGTGGTGGCATTAAACCAAGGGATGTATTAAGTCCACAACTCCACATGCAGTTTGGTAGTCTAGTCTGCTGAACTACATCAGCTGAACAAaccactctactactactactacaaaatgaGACGAtgccagaaattaaaagaaatttgacTTCCTGGTCCTCAAAGATATAAATGGAATGAGAGATGCTTGTTATATCCAGAGCCTTTGCTCTCTATGTAGACATTAGATTCATCCACTGTGTTTTATATATCAGTCTACCATTTGTTGAGATGTGTCTAGGTTTATTATGAGGCAACGTCACtcacagaaaatataaattctatgttttttgGTTGATAATAATACCATTACGAGAATGACTGTGAAATTTAATTACAGTTAAAGGATTAAATCTACCCCTATCCAAAGAGGCAGCTCTCAGCCAGATACAACCTGACAACCATCATTGGAATAAAATTTGTGCTCAGCCCATCATGGAATCATAGTAACAACATCTCAGAATGGGTTTCATGATGGCTAGTCTGATTAGATCTTCCACTTTCTGAAATGTCTGATTAATTGCTGACTATAAACAGTTACACAGTAAATCTACAGACAAACGAGGATAAAACGAAATACTTACTGAGAGTTTTAAGATGATTTATTATTAAGTCAACAGGTAAAAGAGGCTTTCAGTCACATGTGAGTTCTTCAGTGACCATCAACCCATGGGTCAAGAGTTCATATCCAACATAAGTAGTTTGTTGTGCCAAAGAAGAGCAGATCCTAGTTTTCTTCCGGAAATGTAAACTGTGAGAAGCCGACATCATATTAAgaggaaattttatttcatatttgtttgatGCCAGAGACTAAAATGAAACATTGGAACCAACGGGTTGCAATGAAGAGATTAAACTATTTACTACAGCTCACTTATGTTAGTTACTGTTACACTGTATCAATTAGCATCATGTTAATATCTCCACTCTAGAATGATCAATCACTTAAATCAATAGATCTTGTGATAAATGCATCACCTTCACAGTACTCGACACAGCCGTACCATTTCCAGATTGAAATGAGAtgaatcaataatatatttctgtGCAAATAATCATCAAATTTTAGGATTTAGAAAACACCTTTTTTTAAGTTAGGAGATGATTACCACTTGTTACATTTTGTCTCCAACAGGAGAGATGGTCATCCATGGTTAGTGTATTCTCTGCTACAATAATCACTGAAGCCATTGACAGGTCTTTTCATCCTTGACTGCAGCAGAAAATTACGTTTAAAATGCAATTTCAAATGCAATTTTAGAAGTAGCAGCTTTGAGAAGTTCTGTTCACATTTTGGACATTGAAAAGTTTTCTTTCCGTGTAATTTTTTGTGTTTCACCAAACAGAAGTCATTCAGAAAGTCTTTATCGCACACTTCACAGTGGAATGGCTTTTGTGTTGAATGTAGAAGTTGATGTAGTTTTAATGTAAAATCTGAGACAAAAGTCTTGTCACATGACGTACAATTGAACTGTTTTGAATTCTCCATTGCAGTATGTGAAGCTTTGTGCATCTTCAGGTAGCTGTTGTTTAAGAAATCTTTGTTACACACATAACAATGAAATGACTTTGGTTTGTGATGGAAACGTTGGTGAACTTGTAAGGTGAACTCCGAGACAAAATCCATCTGACACATAAAGCAATGAAAAGATTTCTTTTCAGCTAAGTTCATGgcagctgcaaaaaaaaaaaataaataaagaaatggttttgtatcaaaatatcaaagattGCAATAAGACATCATTAAAATATAGGAACGAGAATATAAAACCATTTTAGTTGGAAAACTACAAGTTTCTTGACCATCATATAGTGTGCCCTGAACAAGGCACTGATAAATTGTCACTTTTAATCATCAGTCAACataaataaggaaagaataaaaagctTTTAAAGGAGCCAATTAAACGGGCCTCACCCCTGTCATTTTGACTTGCTAAATACATCAGCTAAACCTAACTTCTAcataagtaacaaaaaaaaaccaaaactctACACCCAGTGAAAGGTCAACTACTTAAATGGTGACCTCATGACATTTCTCATGAGCCTCTTCTCTAGAAAAATCCATTTACACCCAAACAGCCAATAGTTATTTAAACAAAACTTTTTGGATGTGTGgaagtataaatttataaaatagcaGCAACCTCAGGGACTCAAACAGTCTAAACTTTGAAAGTTCACACaaagcaaaatagaaaattattttctcgTTCAAAATTATGAGAACCTAAATTTCTCCAattctacttatatatgtatttttttaaactcCATCCACCTATTTAAGATGCGCTagcttcaaggtggtaccccagcatggccacaatctaatgattgaaacaattgatatacatacacacaggtgggCACCATTAATCGAAAAGCTAACTTCGTTAATCtcttaattctttgaaaatttaaCTGATGTTCACGTTAACTTTTACTGAAAAAGGCATaactacagtttaataccccaCCGATTTTGTTGCATAATTTCCagaatattatatactttttaatgaaattcacCAAATAATTGCTTATATCCTGTAGATTGAGTGTATGTAAAGatttataagaaaaaatttctgaaaggttggagagaggagttttggaaaattcacaggaCCCAACATTTTCCCCCTcaaaactttctgaaaaataggtattttttactgaaattttatacaaatacctttcaaaggGCGTAGATtatgattacaaagaaatttgtaggcaatATTTTTGAAAGGGGGCGAGGGGAGGAGTTTCTGGAAAATGGAGTTTCGGATCAGATGGCCCACATAAGTTAGAATTTCTCCATTTTGACAGGGATTTTTCCAATGCTTTTCAATGAAATCTTCAGAATGATTGGAAGCAtcttttcatataaaaaaaaaaaagaaagaaaatattttcaaaaaaattttttttcccactcCAAAACGattttggccattttttttttcactttgcaCTTAAAACCCGTGAGAAAaacattttcggtttaaaaacaaaaaaaaattcaatttctgaggaaaatgtgtgatttaagggagatctggctgttgtttctagcatatcccaAAACCTCCCTCctcatttctttctcattcacacaactattgatatttttcaatatttttctacccataaacaaattttatggaatgataTCAAAGTAACTCACATGTAGTCCTAACTAAGTGAGaccatgttatgtgtgtgtgtgtaagaaaaaaaacacctttaatcatcatcatcatcatcatttaacgtccgctttccatgctagcatgggttggacggttcaactggggtctggggagcccgaaagctgcaccagtccagtcagatctggcagtgtttctacagctggatgcccttcctaatgccaaccactccgagagtgtagtgggtgattttatgtgtcaccgacacaggtgccagacgaggctggcaaacggccacgctcggatggtgttttttatgtgccaccgacacaggtgccagacgaggctggcagacagccacgctcggatggtgttttttatgtgccaccgacacaggtgccagacgaggctggcaaacggccacgctcggatggtgttttttatgtgccaccgacacaggtgccagacgaggctggcaaacggccacgatcggatggtgtttgttacgtgcccacagcacggaggccagtcgatgcggtactagctacagccacgttcagatggttttcttgtgtgccacgtgccaccggcactggtaccacaaagatacaaattccattgatgttcatctattttgatttgttttgattttcacttgcctcaacaggtcttcacaagtgtcacaaga
This genomic window contains:
- the LOC115218779 gene encoding gastrula zinc finger protein XlCGF71.1-like, giving the protein MHHDIECPVFGTRCDLKLNRVSGFAFSGMDRTKRRHASNHSEDFIEKHWKNPCQNGEILTYVGHLIRNSIFQKLLPSPPFKNIAYKFLCNHNLRPLKAAMNLAEKKSFHCFMCQMDFVSEFTLQVHQRFHHKPKSFHCYVCNKDFLNNSYLKMHKASHTAMENSKQFNCTSCDKTFVSDFTLKLHQLLHSTQKPFHCEVCDKDFLNDFCLVKHKKLHGKKTFQCPKCEQNFSKLLLLKLHLKLHFKRNFLLQSRMKRPVNGFSDYCSREYTNHG